One part of the Cellvibrionales bacterium genome encodes these proteins:
- a CDS encoding sulfatase-like hydrolase/transferase produces MRRCVFFALLLVSNFLHAATLQKPNVLLILLDDAGYSDVAGFGRNDAPTPNIQSIAQEGVRFTRHYADSTCKPARLALLTGRESARVAQSPDFRGMSPDIVTLADALKTNGYHTAHIGKWHLGDAVRGAWPDQQGFDEWFGFLNQFQLKGPDAEGQFTKRPT; encoded by the coding sequence ATGCGTAGGTGCGTGTTTTTTGCGCTGTTGTTGGTGAGCAACTTTTTGCACGCTGCCACGCTGCAAAAACCGAATGTGCTATTAATTTTGCTCGATGATGCCGGCTACAGCGATGTTGCCGGTTTTGGGCGCAACGATGCGCCTACGCCCAATATTCAAAGCATCGCGCAGGAAGGTGTGCGTTTTACGCGTCACTATGCCGACAGCACTTGCAAACCCGCGCGCTTGGCGCTGCTGACGGGGCGTGAATCCGCACGCGTGGCGCAGAGCCCAGACTTTCGCGGCATGTCTCCTGATATCGTCACTCTTGCAGATGCATTGAAAACTAATGGCTACCACACGGCGCACATTGGTAAATGGCATTTGGGTGATGCCGTGCGTGGCGCATGGCCAGATCAACAAGGCTTCGACGAATGGTTTGGTTTTCTCAATCAATTTCAATTGAAAGGCCCAGATGCAGAAGGTCAATTTACCAAGCGTCCCACTTAG
- a CDS encoding class I SAM-dependent methyltransferase — MRLQIPQKFRRNSHMVKEAGYDESAKEIIALMAERLGLADFRDTNILDVGCGTRFSAYMINNEVPVKSYTGIDVDEEIIDFLQTAASPVDARFHYAHWPVRNALYNPAGAPLSLQTHLPVAGSFDVIWLFSVFTHLDPDDAAAMLRILRQHIASHGKLIFTCRINNTVDGFVDRIPEQPLLRAVFSQTLMEKMIIESGWTIDHFYKNDPRDFIRNYYICSPRR, encoded by the coding sequence ATGCGCCTGCAAATCCCACAAAAATTTCGCCGCAATTCACACATGGTGAAAGAAGCTGGCTACGATGAATCCGCCAAAGAAATTATTGCATTGATGGCTGAGCGTTTAGGGCTTGCTGACTTCCGCGACACGAATATTCTTGATGTGGGTTGCGGCACGCGTTTTTCTGCTTACATGATCAACAACGAGGTGCCTGTCAAAAGCTACACCGGCATTGATGTCGACGAAGAAATTATTGATTTTTTGCAAACAGCTGCAAGCCCTGTTGATGCGCGTTTTCATTATGCACACTGGCCGGTTCGCAACGCACTTTACAACCCAGCAGGCGCGCCGCTGTCATTGCAAACGCATTTGCCTGTTGCCGGATCGTTTGATGTGATTTGGCTGTTTTCTGTTTTTACGCATTTAGACCCAGATGATGCGGCAGCCATGTTGCGCATTTTGCGCCAACACATCGCCTCTCACGGAAAATTGATTTTTACTTGTCGCATCAACAACACAGTCGATGGCTTTGTGGACCGCATCCCAGAGCAACCCCTGCTGCGGGCGGTGTTTTCTCAAACACTGATGGAAAAGATGATTATAGAAAGTGGCTGGACCATTGATCATTTTTATAAAAATGATCCGCGCGATTTTATTCGCAACTACTACATCTGCTCACCTAGGCGATAG
- a CDS encoding MBOAT family protein, giving the protein MLFNSYEFLLLFLPLALGGYYTISRSFGQNSAITWLALCSMFFYGWWNPAYIGLMTASILCNYGFGVALSSRYRSRLTLALGVALNLLLLCYYKYTDFFISNINEFAGTAWALHHIILPLGISFFTFTQIAYLVDVYRGEVKEYRITDYFLFVTYFPHLIAGPIIHHKEMMPQFKLPATETITARNITAGLVLFTIGMAKKILIADRVMVYVSPVFSAAENGATLTFFEAWGGALAYTIQLYFDFSGYVDMALGISLLFGIRLPLNFDSPYKATNIIDFWRRWHMTLSRFLRDYLYIGLGGNRKGKARRYINLLLTMLLGGLWHGAGWTFVIWGGLHGLYLCINHAWRALCGNRTPILPAPLRTALYGSITFLAVVVAWVFFRAETEHGAWQILQGMAGVNGVSLPLKYADDWGAVGVWLTQQGLVFDDSLFKGGKQLGQIFWALLIIWLLPNSQVLLRHYDVCTTPITETSRIAFRPNWATLAMVLLVLIYSFSRLTELSEFLYFRF; this is encoded by the coding sequence GTGTTATTTAACTCCTACGAATTTCTGCTGCTTTTTCTCCCACTTGCGCTCGGCGGCTACTACACCATCAGCCGCAGCTTTGGTCAAAACAGCGCTATTACTTGGCTGGCGCTGTGCTCCATGTTCTTTTACGGCTGGTGGAACCCCGCTTATATCGGCTTGATGACAGCCTCTATCCTGTGTAACTACGGCTTTGGGGTGGCGTTGTCGAGCCGCTACCGCTCGCGGCTCACACTCGCGCTCGGGGTTGCTCTCAACCTGTTGCTGTTGTGCTATTACAAATACACGGATTTTTTCATCAGCAACATCAATGAATTCGCAGGAACCGCTTGGGCGCTGCACCACATCATTCTCCCTCTCGGTATTTCTTTTTTTACTTTTACGCAAATTGCCTATTTAGTTGATGTGTATCGCGGTGAAGTGAAAGAGTACCGCATCACGGATTACTTTTTGTTTGTCACTTATTTCCCGCACTTAATTGCCGGTCCCATCATTCATCACAAAGAAATGATGCCGCAATTTAAATTACCCGCCACCGAGACCATCACCGCGCGCAATATCACTGCTGGCTTAGTGCTATTCACGATTGGCATGGCGAAAAAAATTCTGATTGCCGATCGCGTGATGGTGTATGTCTCGCCTGTTTTTTCTGCGGCAGAAAATGGCGCGACGCTCACCTTTTTTGAAGCGTGGGGCGGTGCGTTGGCGTACACCATTCAGTTATATTTTGATTTCAGCGGCTATGTCGATATGGCACTCGGCATCTCGTTGCTGTTTGGCATACGCCTGCCACTCAATTTCGATTCGCCATATAAAGCCACCAATATCATTGATTTCTGGCGACGCTGGCACATGACGCTGTCGCGTTTTTTGCGCGATTATCTCTACATTGGTTTAGGCGGCAACCGCAAAGGCAAAGCGCGACGCTATATCAATTTATTGCTCACCATGTTGCTGGGCGGTTTGTGGCACGGCGCAGGTTGGACTTTTGTGATCTGGGGCGGCTTGCACGGCCTGTATCTCTGCATCAACCACGCGTGGCGTGCGCTGTGCGGCAATCGCACGCCAATACTGCCAGCACCACTGCGCACTGCACTCTATGGCAGCATTACATTTTTGGCTGTCGTTGTGGCTTGGGTATTTTTTCGCGCAGAAACTGAACACGGCGCGTGGCAAATCTTACAAGGCATGGCCGGTGTAAACGGCGTTTCACTGCCGTTGAAATACGCCGACGACTGGGGCGCAGTGGGCGTGTGGCTGACACAACAAGGTTTGGTGTTTGACGACAGTTTATTCAAAGGTGGCAAACAATTAGGCCAGATTTTTTGGGCATTGCTGATCATTTGGTTACTACCCAACTCGCAAGTTCTCTTGCGGCACTATGATGTTTGCACCACACCCATTACAGAAACTTCGCGCATTGCTTTTCGACCCAACTGGGCAACACTGGCGATGGTGTTACTGGTGTTGATTTACAGTTTTTCACGCCTGACCGAACTCAGTGAATTCCTGTATTTCCGCTTCTGA
- a CDS encoding sulfatase-like hydrolase/transferase, with amino-acid sequence MDPWLQSDHTPLQQYRGHLEDILAERVVAQIKKGKQNAPWFINYWLFAPHHPSTASEEYLKKFPDTPEGKYRALLAQADAEIGKALQALRDTQQLDNTLIVLASDNGGTNQMMNNNFPYAGVKGEFLEGSLRTPLIIRWPDKRSAGKAIDDIVAIQDIYPTVLAAAGITPTTALDGENLQPLLDNQKLKPRNLVFEIGSLGLFNHSILQADGALGTADNIYRQWRDKKTPLQLQYHALANNGQARITGDDFRRAPGYGAFSFVIGATLSPSSPNGPQTIAEQKGLWSLIYNSDNTFSVRIGNDTVVSQPWKNAARNKTCTAISLTSFYTRSRLHAGHNSAQMALYVGGEKLLDWRQENPAEIDGDFSEPTWIGRDAQGQHAWQGLLSQPQFFNALLSDNNSAAFDRGQDTEKRICATTPK; translated from the coding sequence ATCGATCCATGGCTGCAAAGCGATCACACACCCTTACAACAATACCGAGGTCACCTGGAAGATATTCTGGCTGAACGCGTGGTCGCACAAATTAAAAAAGGCAAACAAAACGCGCCGTGGTTTATCAACTATTGGCTGTTTGCACCACATCATCCCAGCACAGCCTCTGAAGAATATTTAAAAAAATTTCCCGATACACCAGAAGGAAAATACCGCGCATTGCTCGCGCAAGCCGATGCGGAAATTGGTAAAGCGCTGCAAGCGCTGCGCGATACACAACAACTCGATAACACCTTGATTGTGCTGGCTTCCGACAACGGCGGCACCAACCAAATGATGAACAACAATTTTCCTTACGCTGGCGTAAAAGGTGAATTCTTAGAAGGCAGTTTGCGCACGCCATTGATAATTCGCTGGCCCGACAAACGCAGCGCAGGCAAAGCTATCGACGACATTGTGGCAATACAGGATATTTATCCCACTGTGCTCGCTGCAGCCGGCATTACACCCACCACCGCGCTGGACGGTGAAAACCTGCAGCCGTTGCTGGACAACCAAAAACTCAAACCGCGCAACTTGGTTTTTGAAATCGGCAGTCTGGGTTTGTTTAACCACAGCATCCTCCAAGCCGATGGAGCGCTAGGCACAGCAGATAACATTTACCGTCAGTGGCGCGATAAAAAAACGCCGCTGCAACTGCAGTACCACGCACTCGCTAACAATGGCCAAGCGCGCATTACAGGTGACGACTTTCGCCGTGCGCCTGGCTACGGCGCATTCAGTTTTGTGATTGGAGCAACGCTATCTCCTTCATCGCCTAACGGACCTCAAACCATCGCCGAACAAAAAGGTCTTTGGTCTTTAATCTACAACAGCGACAACACATTTTCCGTGCGCATTGGCAACGACACCGTTGTAAGTCAGCCTTGGAAAAACGCCGCACGCAATAAAACCTGCACCGCCATTTCACTCACCAGCTTTTACACACGATCACGCCTACACGCCGGACACAACAGCGCACAAATGGCACTGTATGTCGGCGGCGAAAAACTCTTGGATTGGCGGCAAGAAAATCCTGCAGAAATTGATGGCGATTTTTCTGAACCCACCTGGATAGGGCGCGATGCACAAGGGCAACACGCTTGGCAGGGCTTGTTATCACAACCACAATTCTTTAACGCACTGTTATCTGACAACAACAGTGCTGCCTTTGATCGCGGGCAAGATACCGAAAAGCGTATTTGCGCAACGACACCCAAATAA
- the rsmI gene encoding 16S rRNA (cytidine(1402)-2'-O)-methyltransferase, whose protein sequence is MSTATLYLVATPIGNLADMVPRALAVLQSVDAIAVEDSRHSGKLLQHFNISKPLIPYHDHNERDAAERILHLLQQGKRVALISDAGTPAIADPGYRLVRLAHQNGVRVESLPGPCAAITALAGSGLPSDRFLFCGFLPAKQQARCTALQVLADESATLIFYEAPHRLADTVRDLADTFGGAREICLARELSKQYETLWLTTLAELAQALDEKRVEERGEIVLIVAGNTQKNNDQGEDDRILKILLAELPVKQASALTAQITGTSKRELYQRAVQWKTQEYDDA, encoded by the coding sequence ATGTCCACGGCAACCCTGTATCTGGTCGCAACGCCCATAGGCAATCTGGCCGACATGGTACCCCGCGCCCTTGCGGTTCTCCAATCCGTTGATGCCATCGCGGTGGAGGATTCGCGCCACAGCGGCAAATTGTTGCAGCACTTCAACATCAGCAAGCCGCTGATTCCCTACCACGACCACAACGAGCGCGATGCCGCCGAGCGCATTCTGCATTTATTGCAGCAGGGCAAACGCGTGGCGCTGATTTCCGATGCCGGTACGCCCGCCATTGCCGACCCCGGCTACCGCTTGGTGCGTTTGGCACATCAGAATGGCGTGCGCGTGGAGAGCCTGCCAGGGCCCTGCGCGGCCATCACCGCGCTGGCTGGTTCCGGCTTGCCTTCCGACCGTTTTTTATTTTGTGGATTTCTGCCCGCCAAGCAGCAAGCGCGTTGCACGGCTTTGCAGGTGCTGGCTGATGAATCCGCCACGCTAATTTTTTACGAAGCGCCGCACCGCCTCGCCGACACCGTGCGCGATTTGGCAGATACATTTGGCGGCGCGCGCGAAATTTGTTTGGCGCGCGAATTGTCCAAGCAGTATGAAACCCTGTGGCTGACGACGCTGGCCGAACTGGCACAAGCGCTGGATGAAAAGCGCGTGGAGGAGCGCGGCGAAATCGTGTTGATCGTGGCTGGCAACACGCAAAAAAATAACGACCAAGGCGAAGACGATCGCATCTTAAAAATTCTGTTAGCTGAGTTGCCCGTGAAACAAGCGTCTGCGTTGACGGCGCAAATCACCGGCACATCCAAACGCGAGTTGTATCAACGCGCTGTGCAGTGGAAAACACAAGAGTATGACGATGCGTAG